The following proteins are encoded in a genomic region of uncultured Vibrio sp.:
- a CDS encoding arginyltransferase, which produces MSTDLQHIRIGLTNNHPCSYLPERQERVAVALDDNLHTEENYQLLMANGFRRSGDTIYKPHCEHCNACQPIRVAIKDFALSKSQKRLLKKGKGLRWVMKPQMDQEWFDLYSRYISKRHKNGTMYPPKRDEFARFAQTNWLTTLFLHVYDESEQLVAIGVTDVMPHCSSAFYTFFDPDHPLSLGTLAVLYQIKYCRENNQQWLYLGYQIDECPAMNYKTRFQRHQRLVNQRWQG; this is translated from the coding sequence ATGAGCACGGATCTACAACACATTCGCATAGGATTAACCAACAACCACCCTTGTAGCTATCTACCGGAGCGACAAGAGCGTGTTGCAGTCGCTCTCGATGACAACTTACATACAGAAGAAAACTATCAGCTGCTGATGGCGAATGGCTTTCGTCGCAGTGGTGACACGATATACAAACCACATTGTGAGCACTGCAATGCCTGCCAGCCAATACGTGTTGCGATTAAAGATTTCGCCCTCTCCAAAAGCCAAAAACGACTGCTTAAAAAAGGGAAAGGTTTACGTTGGGTAATGAAACCTCAAATGGACCAAGAGTGGTTTGATCTCTACAGTCGCTACATTAGCAAGCGTCATAAGAATGGGACAATGTACCCGCCAAAACGTGATGAGTTTGCTCGCTTTGCACAAACTAACTGGCTTACCACTCTATTTTTGCATGTCTATGATGAATCAGAACAATTAGTTGCCATTGGCGTAACCGATGTGATGCCTCATTGTTCGAGTGCGTTTTATACCTTTTTCGATCCTGATCACCCGCTATCGCTTGGTACGTTGGCGGTGCTTTATCAAATAAAATACTGCCGAGAAAACAACCAGCAATGGCTATACTTAGGCTATCAAATTGATGAATGCCCAGCAATGAACTATAAAACACGCTTTCAACGCCACC